GGCTCAGCTGTCCGGGGGGCAGAAGCAGAGGGTGGCCATAGCCAGGGCCCTGGCCATGGAACCCCTGCTCATGCTATACGATGAGCCGACATCGGCCCTCGATCCCCAGCTCTCCAGGGAGGTCTTGGAGGTGATGAGGGAGCTCTCCAAGAGGGGGGTCACGAGCCTGGTCGTCACCCACGAACTCGGCTTCGCCCTGGAGGTGGCCAGCAGCCTTGCTGTGATGAACGGTGGCAGGATAGTCGAGGAGGGTCCCCCTCTTGATGTGGTGAGGAACTCAAGGAGCCCCGAGGCCAGAAGGCTCTTCGGCGGTTCCCCTGAGGTGATCCGATGAGCATCCCCGAGATCCTCTCATCCATCGCCTCTGGCCTGACGGGAACCTTGGAGCTCGTCCTCATCTCGGCCCCCTGCGGGACGGCCCTGGGGGTGCTCCTCGGGGCCTCAGCGGTCTACGGGGGAAGGATACTCGGGGGCCTCGCCAGGACCTTCACAGCCATTCTCACAGGCTTCCCACTACTGGTCACGATGCTCATCGTCTTCTTCGGCCTCCCCGAGCTTGGAATATATCTGAGCCCCGAGGCATCGGCCATATTATCATTCGTGCTCTGCAGCGGCGCCTACATCTCCCAGTACGTCAGGGGGGCGATAATGTCCCTTGATGAGGGGCAGAGCCTAGCTGCTAAGGCCCTGGGCATGACAAGGACACAGGAGGTGATCCACATAGTGCTACCACAGGCCCTGAGGAGGGCCCTCCCGGGCATATCGAACGAGATAGCCTACATGGTCCAGTACTCCTCCCTAGCGTATGCTATAGGGGTTCAGGAGATGTACGGCATCTCCAAGAGCCTCAACTCCATAGAATTCAGGCCCCTAGAGATATTCACGGCGCTCTCATTCTTCTACCTGGCCCTGAGCGCTTCAGTCAGTCTCCTCTTCAGGGCCATCCAGCGGAGGGTCAGAATCCCCGAGCCCTGAGGTCAGGATCTCCTCATGAACCTGGACGCTATGAGGAAGGCCAAGGCGGACAGCGAGACCCCCAGTACGAAAGCCAGAACCTCGGAACCCATTTTCCTCCCTTCCTGTGTTACTCGCTCGCTCTGGGTCCTGTTCTCAGCGGGCGCAGCCTCGCTCCGCGTCGGCTGAGGGGTTATGCTCTCCTCCCTCGGGGGTATGAATACCGTGTAGGTGAAGTTCGCGGAAAGGCCATCGGACTGCCTGGCAATCACCCTTATCGTGTAGATCCCGCTCTTCTCATACCGATGGCTCCTTGGGAACGGTCCCTCCTCAATAGATCCATCTCCCCAGTCCCAGATAAGCCTCAGCTCCTCTCCCTCGGTCCCAGGGACGGCCTCCCCGTATACGGAAATGATGCCATCGCTCAGGTTGATCGAGAGGATCCTCATCGATGGGGGGAACCTCTCCACCGGCTTGATCACCGAGAAGGTGCAGTAGTCAAGGAGCCTGTTCCCCTGCATCAGCTTCAGCGTGTAATTGCCCACATCTCCGAGCTCCACAACGATCCTCCTGCTCCTCTCCCCCTCCAGGGTCCCAGAGAACAGCACGCTCTCCCTGCCCCTCTGATCCCTGAGCACCAGCCTCACCTCGGATGTCACGTTTGTCCTCAACCAGATGCCAACGGGTTTGCTCAAGGCGAAGGTGCCTCCCTCCACTCCGTAGCCCCTGCCTCCGGCGTCCGTCCAGACGTCCCCGCCGGCGAAGGAAGTGACGACGTGCAGCGTGCAGTAGTCAAGGACCCTGCCGCTAACCCCTCCCATGAGCTTGATCACTCTCACCCCCGGATCTATGAACACCTGATAGAACCTGTAGACCACCCCTGGAAAAACCTGAGAGCTCCTCATCACCTCCACTTCACTTCCATCCGGTCTAACGATCACTATCCTCGCGTAGATGGGTGAGCTCACCCTGAAGAAGAAGGTAACGTTCTCCCCTATCTTGACGTAGCCGCAGGTGGCGTTGACCCCCTCCCCACCCCTCTCAGA
This genomic stretch from Candidatus Korarchaeota archaeon NZ13-K harbors:
- a CDS encoding amino acid ABC transporter permease translates to MSIPEILSSIASGLTGTLELVLISAPCGTALGVLLGASAVYGGRILGGLARTFTAILTGFPLLVTMLIVFFGLPELGIYLSPEASAILSFVLCSGAYISQYVRGAIMSLDEGQSLAAKALGMTRTQEVIHIVLPQALRRALPGISNEIAYMVQYSSLAYAIGVQEMYGISKSLNSIEFRPLEIFTALSFFYLALSASVSLLFRAIQRRVRIPEP